In a genomic window of Erigeron canadensis isolate Cc75 chromosome 5, C_canadensis_v1, whole genome shotgun sequence:
- the LOC122601280 gene encoding uncharacterized protein LOC122601280: MTFAWFHSWCETGPLINMFSPRVISRAGFILQSTVKDVIADGNWVWPSNWNSHCVIPNLPVLDLEKKNEVLRWNRLAKVAEFSVSVAWEDIRSRADKVPWFRMEWFSQCIPKHALILWLVVKEKLKTQDLLQAWDYSSMIDVIVWDIVRAKANFLTSSKNWDNIVSDVI, translated from the exons ATGACTTTTGCTTGGTTTCATAGTTGGTGTGAGACTGGTCCTCTGATCAATATGTTCTCTCCAAGAGTTATCTCAAGAGCGGGTTTCATTCTACAGTCAACAGTGAAAGATGTTATAGCTGATGGAAATTGGGTGTGGCCTTCTAATTGGAACTCTCATTGTGTTATACCAAATCTCCCTGTTCttgatttggaaaaaaaaaatgaggtgTTGCGGTGGAACAGATTGGCTAAGGTGGCTGAATTTTCAGTCTCGGTAGCGTGGGAAGATATTCGATCCAGGGCTGATAAGGTGCCATGGTTTCGTATGGAATGGTTTAGCCAATGTATTCCTAAACATGCGTTGATTTTATGGTTGGTTGTTAAGGAGAAGCTTAAAACTCAAGATCTTCTCCAAGCATGGGATTACTCCTCGATGATTGATGTCATT GTATGGGATATTGTTAGGGCTAAGGCTAACTTTTTGACGTCTTCAAAGAATTGGGATAACATTGTCTCTGATGTTATTTAG